A window of the Microbulbifer aggregans genome harbors these coding sequences:
- a CDS encoding BolA family protein, with the protein MSLAKQIEEKLVAEFAPVHIDVQCESHLHNVPAGSEMHFRVVLVSEQFDQLRKVQRHQKVYGVLAEEMAGPVHALALHIFSPEEWQGQAPESPQCLGGEKKS; encoded by the coding sequence ATGAGCCTTGCAAAACAGATTGAGGAAAAACTCGTGGCGGAGTTTGCTCCGGTACACATCGATGTGCAGTGTGAGAGCCATCTACATAATGTACCGGCGGGTTCTGAGATGCACTTTCGTGTGGTGCTGGTTTCCGAGCAGTTCGATCAGCTGCGTAAAGTGCAGCGCCATCAAAAAGTGTATGGCGTGCTGGCCGAGGAAATGGCGGGCCCCGTTCATGCCCTGGCTTTGCATATCTTCAGTCCGGAAGAGTGGCAGGGGCAGGCGCCGGAAAGCCCGCAGTGCCTGGGTGGTGAGAAGAAGTCCTGA
- a CDS encoding OmpW/AlkL family protein, producing the protein MKMTRILTPLALAVSAMVGAQQALAGPSGYAPPMPSGPAPIYEAGTVVFRLGGAYVDPDDTSVNLRNPDIFPEFTGLRYDLDSEWSWQFSAMVMPIDHFGIEYQYDGEAGHSHDVRFIEDGEEILRRKLDNKDLDRTTQLLTVNWFPVCKESWIQPYVGFGAVYTDFDSVNTSEVINEYLADNADAIGPARFSINDSWGWTGQVGVDIILGRESNWLVNAAVRYDDTELDAQLNYAVEGLTQDDPQEIRTFYNSVRSEFDPEPWVWTVGVGYKF; encoded by the coding sequence ATGAAAATGACGCGCATTCTGACACCTCTGGCCCTTGCTGTATCCGCCATGGTTGGAGCGCAGCAGGCACTGGCGGGACCCTCGGGTTACGCGCCACCGATGCCCTCGGGCCCGGCCCCCATCTATGAAGCAGGCACTGTTGTGTTCCGCTTGGGTGGTGCCTATGTGGACCCGGATGACACCTCGGTTAACCTGCGGAACCCGGATATCTTCCCCGAGTTCACCGGGTTGCGGTACGACCTGGATTCCGAGTGGTCCTGGCAGTTCAGTGCCATGGTCATGCCGATCGATCACTTCGGTATCGAGTACCAGTATGACGGTGAGGCTGGCCATAGCCACGATGTCCGCTTTATCGAGGACGGAGAGGAAATCCTTCGTCGTAAGTTGGACAACAAGGATCTCGACAGAACCACCCAGTTGCTGACGGTGAACTGGTTCCCGGTCTGTAAGGAATCCTGGATCCAGCCCTATGTTGGCTTCGGTGCTGTCTACACGGACTTCGACAGCGTCAACACCAGCGAGGTCATCAACGAGTATCTGGCGGATAACGCCGATGCCATTGGCCCAGCCCGCTTCAGCATTAACGATAGCTGGGGTTGGACTGGCCAGGTGGGTGTCGACATCATCCTTGGTCGTGAGAGCAACTGGTTGGTGAATGCCGCCGTGCGCTATGACGATACCGAGCTTGATGCCCAGCTCAACTACGCGGTCGAAGGATTGACCCAGGATGACCCGCAGGAAATCCGGACTTTCTACAACTCGGTCAGATCCGAGTTTGACCCGGAGCCCTGGGTATGGACTGTCGGTGTGGGCTACAAGTTCTGA
- a CDS encoding CoA-acylating methylmalonate-semialdehyde dehydrogenase has protein sequence MQTIGHLINGELVTDGERFQEIVNPSTNELEAQVSLADRETVEKAVAAAADAYPAWRSVPPIKRMRIMFRLKDLLEEHADKICALLTREHGKVLNDAMGELQRGIENVEYVCALPELLKGEHSRDVGPAIDSWSEFQPLGVCAGITPFNFPAMVPLWMWPMAVACGNTFVLKPSERDPSAALYIAQLGLEAGIPPGVLNVVNGDKEAVDTLLTDRRVQAISFVGSTPVAEYIYTTGTASGKRVQAFGGAKNHALVMPDADLDNAASALMGAAYGSCGERCMAISVVVAVGDATADALVEKLKAQIAGLKVGDGRDNTNDMGPLVTRPHLEKVTGYIAKGVEEGAELVIDGRGLKVKGFESGNYLGACLFDKVKPGMVIHSEEIFGPVLCIMRADTMQEAMQIIDDHEYGNGTCIFTRDGEAARYFADNIKIGMVGINVPLPVPVAYHSFGGWKHSLFGDLHAYGPDSVRFYTKRKTITQRWPASDLREGAQFSFPSNR, from the coding sequence ATGCAAACCATCGGGCACCTGATCAACGGTGAACTTGTCACAGATGGAGAGCGATTCCAGGAAATCGTCAACCCGTCCACCAATGAGCTTGAGGCGCAAGTTTCCCTGGCCGACCGTGAGACCGTCGAGAAGGCCGTTGCTGCCGCAGCCGACGCCTACCCTGCCTGGCGCTCTGTGCCGCCAATCAAGCGCATGCGCATCATGTTTCGCCTGAAGGACCTGCTGGAAGAGCATGCGGACAAGATCTGCGCACTGCTTACCCGCGAGCATGGCAAGGTATTGAACGACGCCATGGGTGAGCTCCAGCGCGGCATCGAAAACGTCGAATACGTCTGTGCACTGCCCGAACTGCTCAAGGGTGAGCACAGCCGCGATGTGGGTCCCGCTATCGACTCCTGGAGCGAATTCCAGCCTCTGGGTGTCTGCGCGGGAATCACTCCGTTCAATTTCCCGGCCATGGTGCCCCTGTGGATGTGGCCGATGGCCGTGGCCTGCGGCAATACGTTTGTGCTGAAACCCTCCGAGCGCGATCCCAGCGCTGCCCTGTACATCGCGCAGCTGGGTCTGGAGGCCGGGATTCCCCCAGGGGTCCTCAACGTGGTCAACGGCGACAAGGAAGCCGTGGATACCCTGCTTACCGACAGGCGGGTCCAGGCCATTAGCTTCGTGGGATCGACACCGGTTGCTGAATATATCTACACCACCGGCACCGCCTCCGGGAAACGGGTACAGGCCTTTGGCGGTGCCAAGAACCACGCCCTCGTCATGCCCGATGCCGATCTGGATAACGCCGCCAGCGCACTGATGGGCGCCGCTTACGGCTCCTGCGGTGAGCGCTGCATGGCCATCTCGGTGGTGGTTGCTGTGGGCGATGCCACAGCCGATGCGTTGGTCGAAAAACTCAAGGCGCAAATCGCTGGACTGAAAGTGGGTGACGGCCGCGACAACACCAATGACATGGGCCCACTGGTCACCCGCCCCCACCTGGAAAAAGTCACCGGTTACATCGCCAAAGGCGTGGAAGAAGGTGCTGAGCTGGTGATTGATGGCCGGGGATTGAAAGTGAAGGGCTTCGAAAGTGGCAACTACCTGGGTGCCTGCCTGTTCGATAAGGTGAAGCCGGGCATGGTGATTCATTCCGAGGAAATCTTCGGGCCGGTGCTCTGTATCATGCGCGCCGACACCATGCAGGAAGCCATGCAGATTATCGATGACCATGAGTACGGTAACGGCACCTGTATTTTTACCCGTGATGGTGAAGCTGCACGTTACTTTGCGGACAATATCAAGATTGGCATGGTCGGCATCAATGTGCCTCTGCCGGTTCCGGTGGCCTACCACAGCTTTGGCGGCTGGAAACACTCCCTGTTTGGCGACCTGCACGCCTACGGGCCGGACTCGGTGCGCTTCTACACCAAGCGCAAGACCATCACCCAGCGCTGGCCCGCGAGCGACCTCCGCGAAGGGGCCCAGTTTTCATTCCCCAGCAATCGATAG
- the recQ gene encoding DNA helicase RecQ: MSSPQSILEHTFGYTRFRDPQREVIDTLMDGQDALVLMPTGGGKSLCYQIPALAREGCGVVISPLIALMQDQVEALCAAGVRAAFLNSSVPPEQAQQIEAALQAGELDLLYMAPERLLQPRTLAMLQRVQISLFAIDEAHCVSHWGHDFRADYLQLNCLHEQFPTVPRIALTATADRRTRAEIAQRLDLAEARHFVSSFDRPNIRYRIAQKDNPRRQLLDFIRAEHRDDSGIVYCLSRSKVESTADWLVQQGFTALPYHAGLPADLRAEHQRRFLREDGVIVVATIAFGMGIDKPDVRFVAHLDLPKSIEAYYQETGRAGRDGEPATALLLYGLEDVVKLGQMAANSDGSEEHRRQERNRLNAMLGLCEITSCRRQALLSYFAEELQEPCGNCDTCQEPPQTWDGSEAATKLLSCVYRTGQRFGAAHVIDVLRGSTSEKVLKFGHDELSTYGIGTELSAAEWRAVVRQLVVRGYLEVNSEAFGALQLTEACRPLLRGEEKIELRKLPTPTRRSAASGSRAAADIAPADAPLWEALRACRKQLADEKGVPPYVVFHDATLREMLAAKPQTEEALLSISGVGDSKLQRFGDAFLAVLRDFPPQ; encoded by the coding sequence ATGAGTTCCCCACAATCCATCCTCGAACATACCTTTGGCTACACCCGGTTTCGCGACCCTCAGCGCGAGGTGATCGATACCCTGATGGACGGCCAGGACGCCCTGGTACTGATGCCTACCGGCGGCGGCAAATCCCTCTGCTACCAGATACCGGCGCTCGCCCGTGAAGGCTGCGGCGTAGTGATCTCCCCACTGATTGCCCTGATGCAGGACCAGGTAGAGGCGCTCTGCGCCGCGGGGGTCCGCGCAGCCTTCCTGAACTCGTCAGTGCCACCGGAACAGGCCCAGCAAATTGAGGCCGCATTGCAGGCCGGTGAGCTGGACCTGCTCTATATGGCCCCGGAGAGACTGCTGCAACCCCGCACACTGGCGATGTTACAGCGGGTTCAGATCTCCCTGTTCGCCATCGACGAGGCCCACTGTGTGTCCCATTGGGGCCACGACTTCCGTGCCGACTACCTGCAGCTCAACTGCCTGCACGAACAATTCCCCACGGTTCCGCGGATTGCCCTGACCGCCACAGCGGACCGCCGCACCCGGGCAGAGATCGCCCAGCGGCTGGACCTGGCCGAAGCGCGCCATTTCGTCAGCAGTTTCGATCGCCCGAATATCCGCTACCGAATCGCCCAGAAGGATAACCCCCGCCGCCAGCTCCTGGACTTTATCCGCGCCGAGCACAGGGACGACTCGGGGATCGTCTATTGCCTTTCCCGCAGCAAGGTCGAGAGCACTGCAGACTGGCTGGTACAGCAAGGCTTTACCGCCCTGCCCTACCACGCTGGCCTGCCCGCAGACCTGCGCGCGGAACACCAGCGGCGCTTCCTGCGCGAAGATGGCGTGATCGTGGTAGCAACCATCGCCTTCGGCATGGGGATCGACAAGCCGGACGTCCGCTTTGTCGCCCACCTGGATCTTCCAAAAAGCATCGAGGCCTACTACCAGGAAACCGGCCGGGCCGGACGGGATGGCGAGCCGGCTACCGCGTTATTGCTCTATGGGCTGGAAGATGTGGTCAAGCTGGGACAGATGGCAGCCAATTCCGACGGCAGCGAGGAGCACCGGCGCCAGGAACGGAACCGCCTCAATGCCATGCTGGGGCTTTGTGAAATTACCAGCTGTCGCCGCCAGGCACTGCTCAGCTACTTTGCTGAGGAGCTGCAGGAACCCTGCGGCAACTGCGATACCTGCCAGGAGCCGCCACAAACCTGGGACGGCAGCGAGGCGGCCACCAAGCTGCTCTCCTGTGTCTACCGCACCGGACAGCGTTTCGGAGCTGCGCACGTCATCGATGTGCTGCGGGGAAGCACCAGTGAAAAAGTGCTCAAGTTTGGCCATGACGAGCTGTCGACTTACGGCATTGGCACTGAACTGAGTGCCGCCGAGTGGCGCGCTGTCGTGCGCCAATTGGTGGTGCGCGGCTACCTTGAGGTCAACAGCGAAGCGTTTGGTGCCCTGCAGCTGACCGAGGCCTGCCGGCCACTGCTGCGCGGGGAGGAAAAGATCGAGCTGCGCAAGCTGCCTACCCCCACTAGACGATCAGCTGCCAGCGGTTCGCGAGCCGCTGCCGATATCGCTCCAGCGGATGCTCCACTCTGGGAGGCTCTGCGGGCCTGTCGCAAGCAACTGGCGGACGAAAAAGGCGTGCCGCCCTACGTGGTATTCCACGACGCCACCCTGCGCGAAATGCTTGCCGCAAAGCCGCAGACAGAGGAAGCCCTGCTGTCCATCTCCGGTGTTGGTGACAGCAAGTTACAGCGGTTTGGAGATGCATTCCTCGCCGTGTTGCGAGACTTCCCGCCGCAGTAA
- a CDS encoding glutaminyl-peptide cyclotransferase — MPDLEFCRRARIAIATLVLALPTLAAAGSVPTIAYDLIEQRNRPGDHFTQGLFFDGERWWESSGLFGRSWLAEYTDPTTRPVRRKWLAADRFAEGLTVLGDRIYLLTYKAGELQLYRRENMTPLGRRYYAGEGWGLTSDGEHLIMSNGSDILTFRDPDTFAIQRELKVHGGGERWLLLNELEYAHGLVWANIWQDKRIAAIDPQSGEVRGVIDLQGLEPGSTHPDVVANGIAWDRARNGLWITGKFWPRLYLIRPDGFGFDEPEESATADQPR, encoded by the coding sequence ATGCCTGATTTGGAATTCTGTCGCCGCGCCCGCATCGCGATCGCCACACTGGTTCTCGCCCTCCCCACCCTTGCGGCTGCCGGATCCGTTCCGACGATCGCTTACGACCTGATTGAGCAGCGCAATCGCCCCGGTGACCACTTCACCCAGGGGCTCTTCTTCGATGGCGAGCGCTGGTGGGAGAGCAGCGGCCTGTTCGGTCGCTCCTGGTTGGCCGAGTATACCGACCCAACCACCCGCCCCGTAAGGCGCAAATGGCTGGCAGCAGACCGTTTTGCCGAGGGACTGACGGTGCTGGGAGACAGGATCTACCTGCTGACCTACAAGGCCGGCGAGTTACAGCTCTACCGGCGGGAAAACATGACACCGCTCGGCAGGCGCTATTACGCCGGAGAGGGATGGGGGCTGACCAGCGATGGTGAGCACCTGATCATGAGCAATGGCAGTGATATTCTCACCTTCCGCGACCCGGATACCTTTGCCATTCAACGTGAGCTCAAGGTACATGGCGGCGGTGAAAGGTGGTTGCTGCTGAACGAACTGGAGTATGCCCACGGGCTCGTCTGGGCCAATATCTGGCAGGACAAGCGCATCGCCGCCATTGATCCCCAGAGCGGCGAAGTGCGCGGTGTTATCGATCTGCAGGGGCTGGAGCCGGGTTCAACTCACCCTGATGTGGTCGCCAACGGCATCGCCTGGGATCGCGCGCGCAACGGCCTCTGGATCACGGGCAAATTCTGGCCCCGTCTCTACCTGATACGCCCCGATGGATTCGGGTTCGATGAGCCCGAGGAAAGCGCCACGGCCGATCAGCCGCGGTAG
- a CDS encoding DUF502 domain-containing protein, whose protein sequence is MTRVKTFVTLTLLGGLAVVLPIAIFILLFQWLFGQVSELVAPAVHWFEAQTGFKNTVARLAVIALILGACFLIGLLVKTSVGRWLHRHLDHWLGRLAPGYNTIKDLVLQFIGGGAGEGVLSGPVARVRILGANNPLSVTAIVTSRHDNGDFTVYVPTAPVPTSGFVYHVTEDCVEILPHVTVEAAMKSIVACGSGSGRLLVHPPEEAAVN, encoded by the coding sequence ATGACCAGAGTAAAAACATTCGTGACCTTGACCCTGCTCGGGGGACTGGCGGTGGTGCTGCCCATCGCCATTTTCATTCTGCTGTTCCAGTGGCTGTTTGGCCAGGTCAGCGAACTGGTTGCGCCGGCAGTGCACTGGTTCGAGGCCCAGACCGGTTTCAAGAATACCGTTGCCAGACTGGCGGTGATAGCCCTGATACTGGGGGCCTGCTTCCTGATCGGATTGCTGGTGAAAACCAGTGTCGGCCGCTGGTTGCACCGCCATCTGGATCACTGGCTCGGCCGACTGGCGCCGGGGTACAACACCATCAAGGATCTCGTACTCCAGTTTATTGGCGGTGGCGCGGGGGAGGGGGTCCTGTCCGGGCCGGTGGCCCGGGTTCGCATACTCGGTGCCAACAACCCTCTGTCTGTCACCGCGATCGTGACCTCGCGGCACGATAACGGCGACTTCACCGTGTACGTGCCCACCGCCCCGGTGCCCACCTCAGGCTTCGTCTACCACGTCACCGAAGATTGCGTGGAAATACTGCCCCATGTGACCGTCGAGGCGGCGATGAAATCCATCGTGGCCTGTGGCAGTGGCAGCGGACGGCTGTTGGTTCATCCCCCGGAAGAGGCCGCGGTGAACTGA
- the mnmC gene encoding bifunctional tRNA (5-methylaminomethyl-2-thiouridine)(34)-methyltransferase MnmD/FAD-dependent 5-carboxymethylaminomethyl-2-thiouridine(34) oxidoreductase MnmC codes for MGSEHPHADIHWREDGQPLSRAFDDVYFSRESGLEETRFVFLKQNHLAERWATLKAGDTFNIGETGFGTGLNFLAAWQLWLQAAPTDAYLHFISVEKYPLRRPDLSRALSLWPELGPLAEELEQAYPPLLAAGVHRLRFGPVSLTLVIGEASEGFAALRLGDDALDRRVDAWFLDGFAPAKNPAMWSEALFHNIAALSRREATFATFTCAGLVKRGLKDAGFALEKVPGFGRKREMLRGRLAAPEASAVTATPWHLPRHPVSAPRGSTIAVIGAGIAGATAARALAECGYQVNVFERGSAPGSGGSGNEQGILYAKLSHRPGPNGDFNLHALLFAQRYYPKLCPECFHTSGLLQLAQGEKEQELQAQLQQWLATRDASELARPVDAAQASELAGIALPYAGIFFPRAGWLEPANVCAALLRHPNIQLHCQTAIEQLSQQQQGWQLSTSGAEQYSADAVVICCAHQTPGFPQTEELPLRPIRGQVSIARATERSAGLRVALCGDGYVAPPSHGQQSFGATFKLKETGADIREVEHKENLETLAQVMPEAAQDFAVQSLSGRAAVRAATPDYLPMAGPVPDWDSLNSTYSFLRRNRKALIPERCHYPPGLFSLAGLGSRGFTYAPLAAEVLASWISGQPMPVSEELVRALHPARFAIRDLGKNRQR; via the coding sequence ATGGGCAGCGAACACCCCCATGCGGATATCCACTGGCGCGAAGACGGACAACCGCTTTCCCGCGCCTTTGATGATGTCTACTTCTCTCGCGAATCCGGCCTCGAAGAAACGCGCTTCGTCTTCCTGAAACAGAACCACCTGGCAGAGCGCTGGGCGACACTGAAGGCCGGAGACACTTTCAACATTGGCGAAACGGGCTTCGGTACCGGGCTCAATTTTCTCGCCGCCTGGCAACTCTGGCTGCAGGCGGCACCGACCGATGCATACCTGCACTTCATCTCAGTCGAGAAATATCCCTTGCGCCGGCCTGACCTGTCCCGCGCGCTGAGTCTCTGGCCCGAGCTCGGGCCACTGGCTGAGGAACTTGAACAGGCTTATCCACCCCTGCTTGCTGCCGGCGTCCACAGACTGCGGTTCGGCCCTGTTTCGCTGACGCTGGTGATCGGCGAGGCCAGCGAGGGCTTCGCCGCCCTCCGGCTCGGCGACGATGCACTGGATCGCCGGGTGGACGCCTGGTTCCTGGACGGCTTTGCACCCGCCAAGAATCCCGCCATGTGGAGTGAAGCGCTGTTTCACAACATCGCGGCGCTGAGCCGTCGTGAAGCCACCTTCGCCACCTTTACCTGCGCCGGCCTGGTTAAACGTGGCCTGAAAGATGCGGGCTTCGCGCTGGAGAAAGTGCCCGGATTCGGGCGCAAGCGGGAAATGCTGCGCGGAAGACTGGCTGCGCCGGAAGCGTCGGCTGTAACTGCCACCCCCTGGCATCTTCCCCGACACCCAGTATCCGCGCCAAGGGGCAGCACCATCGCAGTAATCGGCGCTGGCATCGCCGGGGCCACTGCCGCTCGCGCGCTGGCAGAGTGCGGCTACCAGGTTAACGTGTTTGAGCGCGGCAGCGCGCCGGGCAGCGGCGGTTCCGGCAATGAGCAGGGCATCCTGTACGCGAAACTTTCCCACCGCCCGGGTCCGAACGGCGACTTCAACCTGCACGCACTGCTGTTCGCCCAACGCTACTATCCAAAACTTTGCCCCGAGTGCTTCCATACCAGCGGACTGCTGCAACTGGCCCAGGGAGAGAAAGAGCAGGAGCTGCAAGCACAGTTGCAGCAGTGGCTCGCGACCCGTGATGCCAGTGAACTGGCCCGGCCCGTGGATGCTGCCCAGGCCTCGGAACTGGCCGGCATTGCCCTGCCTTACGCGGGTATATTCTTCCCCCGGGCGGGCTGGCTGGAGCCGGCCAATGTGTGCGCGGCGCTGCTCCGGCACCCAAACATTCAGCTGCATTGCCAAACCGCCATCGAGCAGCTCAGCCAACAACAGCAAGGCTGGCAACTGAGCACTTCCGGGGCAGAGCAATACAGCGCGGACGCGGTGGTGATCTGCTGCGCCCATCAGACGCCGGGTTTCCCCCAGACGGAAGAATTGCCATTGCGGCCAATCCGCGGCCAGGTCTCCATTGCCCGGGCCACGGAACGTTCTGCCGGACTGCGGGTGGCACTCTGTGGTGACGGCTACGTGGCGCCCCCTTCCCATGGACAACAGAGCTTTGGCGCCACCTTCAAGCTGAAGGAGACCGGAGCAGATATCCGGGAAGTGGAGCACAAGGAAAACCTGGAGACACTGGCACAGGTCATGCCGGAGGCGGCACAAGACTTCGCCGTCCAGTCACTGTCCGGTCGCGCCGCCGTGCGTGCCGCCACACCGGACTACCTGCCCATGGCTGGCCCGGTGCCGGACTGGGATTCGCTGAACAGCACCTACAGCTTCCTGCGCCGCAACCGCAAGGCGCTCATTCCCGAGCGGTGCCACTACCCACCGGGCCTGTTTTCCCTCGCGGGTCTGGGTTCCCGCGGGTTCACTTACGCCCCGCTGGCCGCTGAAGTGCTGGCCAGCTGGATCAGTGGCCAGCCAATGCCAGTTTCAGAAGAGTTGGTGCGGGCACTGCACCCTGCGCGCTTCGCCATTCGCGATCTGGGCAAGAACCGCCAGCGTTAA
- the fldB gene encoding flavodoxin FldB: MLAPIGLFYGSSTCYTEMAAEKIRDRIGQEWIDLHNVAEDDIALAQQYDFLIFGIPTWDYGELQEDWENIWDQLAELDLSGKTVALYGLGDQEGYPQWFQDALGYLHAQLVSLGARAVGYWPAEGYEFEASKGLTEDGSQFVGLALDEENEFDLSDERLDRWCEQVMREFGLRE, encoded by the coding sequence ATGCTCGCACCCATCGGACTCTTTTACGGTTCCAGCACTTGCTATACCGAGATGGCAGCGGAAAAGATCCGCGATCGTATCGGCCAGGAGTGGATCGACCTCCACAATGTGGCGGAAGACGATATCGCCCTGGCACAGCAATACGATTTCCTCATTTTCGGTATCCCTACCTGGGATTACGGAGAGCTTCAGGAGGACTGGGAGAACATCTGGGATCAGCTGGCCGAGCTGGACCTGTCCGGCAAGACAGTGGCGCTGTACGGGCTCGGAGACCAGGAGGGTTACCCGCAGTGGTTCCAGGACGCCCTCGGTTACCTGCACGCCCAGCTCGTCAGCCTGGGCGCCCGCGCCGTCGGTTACTGGCCCGCGGAGGGCTATGAGTTCGAGGCCTCCAAAGGGCTCACCGAGGATGGCAGCCAGTTTGTGGGCCTGGCCCTCGATGAGGAAAACGAGTTCGACCTCAGTGACGAGCGCCTGGACCGCTGGTGCGAACAGGTAATGCGCGAATTTGGCCTGCGGGAATAG
- the trmL gene encoding tRNA (uridine(34)/cytosine(34)/5-carboxymethylaminomethyluridine(34)-2'-O)-methyltransferase TrmL yields MFKIVLYQPEIAPNTGNIIRLCANTGAELHLIEPLGFAMDDKRLRRAGLDYAEYSPVKRHRDWAAFVETEQPQRVLALSTRGTRSHAAVTYHPGDAIVFGPETRGLPQEFLDLLGEEHTLRIPMRPDSRSMNLSNAVAVVVYEAWRQLDFAGAKPQ; encoded by the coding sequence ATGTTCAAAATCGTACTCTACCAACCGGAAATCGCGCCCAACACCGGCAATATCATCCGCCTGTGTGCCAATACCGGCGCGGAGCTGCACCTGATCGAACCCCTGGGGTTCGCGATGGATGACAAGCGCCTGCGGAGGGCCGGCCTCGACTATGCCGAGTACAGCCCGGTCAAGCGGCACCGGGACTGGGCCGCCTTTGTCGAGACGGAGCAACCCCAACGGGTACTGGCCCTGTCCACCCGCGGCACGCGCAGCCATGCCGCCGTTACCTACCATCCCGGAGACGCGATTGTCTTCGGCCCGGAAACCCGCGGACTGCCCCAGGAATTTCTCGACCTGCTCGGCGAGGAACATACCCTGCGCATTCCGATGCGCCCGGACAGCCGTAGCATGAACCTGTCCAATGCGGTGGCCGTGGTCGTCTATGAAGCCTGGCGCCAGCTGGACTTTGCCGGCGCCAAGCCCCAGTAA
- a CDS encoding glycine cleavage system protein R, translating into MQQHLVISLISDDKPGVVEKLSAVVAENGGNWEDSRMAHFAGKFAGILRVSVAGENAQGLKDGLSALASQGYRLQVEDASAVAAGKLQTVKLKLIGNDRPGIVREISRALAARELNLEQLDTGYDSTPWSGEPLFTANCTISVSENMDLEGLQEELDAIADELGVEIDCEEIASTT; encoded by the coding sequence ATGCAACAGCACCTCGTTATCTCACTGATCAGCGACGACAAGCCCGGCGTGGTGGAGAAACTCTCCGCCGTGGTTGCAGAGAACGGCGGCAACTGGGAGGACAGTCGCATGGCGCACTTTGCAGGCAAGTTTGCCGGCATTCTGCGCGTCAGTGTCGCGGGCGAGAACGCCCAGGGATTGAAGGACGGGTTGAGTGCGCTCGCCTCGCAGGGCTACCGGTTGCAGGTCGAGGATGCCAGTGCGGTGGCGGCGGGCAAACTGCAGACCGTCAAACTGAAGCTGATCGGCAACGATCGGCCCGGTATCGTACGGGAGATTTCCCGCGCCCTCGCAGCCCGCGAGCTCAACCTGGAGCAACTGGATACGGGTTACGACAGCACACCCTGGAGCGGCGAGCCCCTCTTCACTGCCAACTGTACCATCAGCGTGTCAGAGAACATGGACCTGGAGGGACTCCAGGAAGAGCTGGATGCCATCGCCGACGAGCTGGGCGTGGAGATCGACTGCGAGGAAATCGCTTCCACCACCTAA
- a CDS encoding MTH1187 family thiamine-binding protein — MKVHADLCVIPMGVGVSVGEYIAECQRVLCEAGLTHHMHAYGTNIEGEWDEVMAAIKQCHERVHALGAPRISTTLKLGTRTDRSQSLQDKIDSVESKLDQ; from the coding sequence ATGAAAGTACACGCAGATCTATGTGTGATCCCCATGGGCGTGGGGGTGTCGGTAGGAGAGTATATTGCTGAGTGCCAGCGGGTACTGTGTGAAGCCGGGCTCACTCATCACATGCATGCCTACGGTACCAATATCGAAGGCGAATGGGATGAGGTAATGGCGGCGATCAAGCAGTGTCACGAGCGGGTTCACGCACTTGGTGCTCCGCGCATCAGCACTACGCTCAAGTTGGGAACTCGTACAGATCGCTCGCAGTCTCTTCAGGATAAAATTGACAGCGTAGAATCGAAACTGGATCAATAA